A genomic stretch from Flavobacterium nitratireducens includes:
- the fsa gene encoding fructose-6-phosphate aldolase: protein MKFFIDTANLAQIKEAQSLGVLDGVTTNPSLMAKEGITGKDNILKHYVDICNLVDGDVSAEVNALDFEGMVREGEELAELHEQIVVKLPMTKEGVQAAKYFSDKGIKTNVTLVFSAGQALLAAKAGATYVSPFLGRLDDVSTDGLNLIQEIREIYDNYGYETQILAASVRHTMHIVNCAKIGADVMTGPLSAIAGLLKHPLTDIGLAQFIADFEKGNK from the coding sequence ATGAAATTTTTTATTGATACGGCTAATTTAGCTCAAATTAAAGAAGCACAATCTTTAGGGGTATTAGATGGGGTAACAACTAATCCGTCTTTGATGGCTAAAGAAGGAATCACTGGAAAAGATAACATCTTGAAACACTATGTTGACATTTGTAATCTTGTTGACGGTGATGTAAGTGCTGAGGTAAATGCTTTGGACTTTGAAGGAATGGTGAGAGAAGGAGAAGAGTTAGCTGAATTACACGAGCAAATCGTTGTAAAATTACCTATGACTAAAGAAGGTGTTCAAGCTGCTAAATATTTTTCTGATAAAGGAATCAAAACGAATGTAACCTTAGTATTCTCTGCTGGACAGGCTTTATTAGCTGCAAAAGCAGGTGCTACTTATGTTTCTCCATTTTTAGGAAGATTAGATGATGTTTCTACTGACGGTTTAAACTTGATTCAAGAAATTAGAGAGATCTACGATAACTACGGATACGAGACTCAAATCTTGGCTGCTTCTGTACGTCACACAATGCATATTGTTAACTGTGCGAAAATTGGTGCTGATGTTATGACTGGACCGTTATCTGCAATCGCTGGTTTATTGAAACACCCATTAACTGATATCGGATTAGCACAATTTATTGCTGATTTCGAAAAAGGAAACAAGTAA
- a CDS encoding SDR family oxidoreductase: MSKVVLITGGSSGIGKSIGEFLHQKGFIVYGTSRNPDAVLNSVFPLVALDVRDVNSIRSAVDTVIATTGRLDVLINNAGVGITGPLEEIPTSEIKNNFETNFFGPIEVMKAVLPQMRQQKSGLIINVTSIAGYMGLPYRSVYSASKGALELITEALRMEVKSFGIHITNVAPGDFATNIASGRFHAPLVKGSAYEVPYGTTLKMMDEHVDSGSDPNDMAAAVYNIIESLRPKIHYKVGAFMQKFSIVLKRLLPDAVFEKILMNHYKL, translated from the coding sequence ATGAGTAAAGTAGTATTGATTACCGGAGGTTCTTCGGGAATAGGAAAATCTATTGGTGAATTTTTACATCAAAAAGGGTTTATAGTTTATGGAACCAGCAGAAATCCCGATGCAGTTTTGAACTCTGTATTTCCATTAGTAGCTTTGGATGTTAGAGATGTTAATTCTATTCGTTCTGCTGTCGATACGGTTATTGCTACAACGGGAAGATTAGATGTGTTGATTAATAATGCGGGAGTAGGGATTACAGGCCCTTTGGAAGAAATTCCAACATCGGAAATCAAAAACAATTTCGAAACTAATTTTTTTGGTCCTATTGAAGTGATGAAGGCGGTGTTGCCACAAATGCGTCAGCAAAAATCAGGTTTGATTATCAATGTGACTTCAATTGCCGGCTATATGGGCTTGCCGTATAGAAGTGTTTATTCGGCATCCAAAGGCGCTTTAGAATTAATTACTGAAGCCTTACGAATGGAAGTGAAGTCTTTTGGAATCCATATTACCAATGTGGCTCCAGGTGATTTTGCAACTAACATTGCGTCGGGTCGTTTTCACGCTCCTTTGGTTAAAGGTTCGGCATATGAAGTTCCTTATGGTACTACTTTAAAAATGATGGATGAACATGTTGATAGTGGAAGTGATCCTAATGATATGGCAGCGGCAGTTTATAACATTATTGAATCACTAAGACCTAAGATTCATTATAAAGTAGGCGCTTTTATGCAAAAGTTTTCTATCGTTCTTAAACGATTATTACCAGATGCAGTTTTTGAAAAAATATTGATGAATCATTATAAATTATGA
- a CDS encoding glutaminyl-peptide cyclotransferase yields the protein MKKYNLLSFILLGTILSNCGDTKNRENTIFNFDSSTISAQYQPQERLDLSILNPKAKAVDSIVYYINDTKIKTVKGLEKLSFELKNQKLGYQNIKAVVYFEGENAETTTRIEVVSNITPKLLQFNIVNTYPHDTNSFTEGFEFYNDTLYESTGSGTSGSGIKCTSYLRKYDYRTGKIFKQIDMDTAYFGEGITFINGKLFQLTWQDKKGFIFNANTLQLEKTFTYEKEIEGWGMTHDDKYIYQSDGTEKIWKMNPNTQKMVDYINVYSGSSKIKSVNELELIDGKFYANIWQKDAIAVINATNGAVEGILDLSTLRKLTKATPDDVLNGIAYNPKTKTVFVTGKNWDKTFEIKINE from the coding sequence ATGAAAAAATATAACTTACTATCTTTCATTTTATTAGGAACAATACTTTCTAATTGTGGAGATACAAAAAATAGAGAAAATACGATATTTAATTTTGATTCTTCGACTATTTCAGCACAATACCAACCTCAAGAACGTCTTGATTTAAGTATTTTGAATCCAAAAGCGAAAGCGGTTGACAGTATTGTTTACTACATTAATGACACTAAAATAAAAACAGTTAAAGGACTTGAAAAACTTTCTTTTGAATTAAAAAATCAAAAACTAGGTTATCAAAATATAAAAGCGGTAGTTTATTTTGAAGGTGAAAATGCCGAAACCACTACCCGAATAGAAGTTGTATCCAATATAACTCCTAAATTATTACAATTTAACATCGTAAACACCTATCCTCACGATACCAACTCTTTTACAGAAGGTTTTGAATTCTATAACGATACTTTATATGAGAGTACAGGATCTGGAACCTCTGGCTCTGGAATTAAATGCACTTCGTATTTAAGAAAATACGACTATAGAACAGGTAAAATATTCAAACAAATTGATATGGATACTGCCTACTTTGGAGAAGGAATTACTTTCATAAACGGGAAGCTATTTCAATTAACTTGGCAAGATAAAAAAGGATTCATTTTCAATGCCAATACCTTACAACTGGAAAAAACTTTTACCTATGAAAAAGAAATTGAAGGTTGGGGAATGACTCATGACGACAAATACATTTATCAATCAGATGGGACAGAAAAAATATGGAAAATGAATCCTAATACTCAAAAAATGGTTGACTATATCAATGTGTATTCAGGAAGCTCTAAAATTAAATCGGTAAATGAATTGGAACTTATCGATGGTAAATTTTATGCTAACATTTGGCAAAAAGATGCGATCGCTGTAATAAATGCAACTAATGGAGCTGTTGAAGGAATTTTAGACTTATCCACTTTAAGAAAATTAACAAAAGCCACTCCAGATGATGTTTTAAATGGAATAGCTTATAATCCTAAAACGAAGACTGTTTTTGTTACTGGTAAAAACTGGGATAAAACATTTGAAATAAAAATTAATGAATAA
- a CDS encoding DEAD/DEAH box helicase, translating into MLFEELSLSKSIQKAVFEEGYTNPTPIQEQAIPLILAGNDLIGCAQTGTGKTAAFAIPIIHQLHRIVGSSKKPKKIRALVVTPTRELAVQIGQSFDTYAKYTNLTQLTIFGGVSQNPQVDVLKNGVDILIATPGRLLDLHKQGFIDLDHLHALVLDEADQMLDMGFVNDVKKIVRLTPKNRQTLLFSATMPIAIRELAEMFLTNPETVTVSPVSSTAEKVEQRIYFVEKGEKRNLLYNLLQNDNLTDVLVFARTKHGADNIVKALRKKNVAAEAIHGDKSQNARQRVLDAFKNKEIGVLIATDIAARGIDIDQLPYVINFDLPNIPETYVHRIGRTGRAGNGGIAISFCSKDEHGYWKDIQRLIKVDVKTITDHPYPWHSGNPGTVAEAKPKSNNRSGKSNKSRKSDAAKKNKKRWY; encoded by the coding sequence ATGTTATTCGAAGAATTATCACTTTCAAAAAGTATCCAAAAAGCCGTATTTGAAGAAGGCTATACAAACCCCACTCCTATCCAAGAACAAGCTATTCCTCTTATTTTAGCAGGAAACGACCTTATTGGTTGCGCACAAACAGGAACAGGAAAGACTGCTGCTTTTGCTATACCTATTATCCATCAACTGCATCGAATTGTTGGTTCTTCTAAAAAACCAAAAAAAATTAGAGCATTAGTAGTTACACCAACTCGTGAACTTGCTGTACAAATAGGGCAAAGTTTTGATACTTATGCAAAATACACCAACCTAACACAATTAACTATTTTTGGTGGTGTTTCTCAAAATCCACAAGTTGATGTGCTTAAAAACGGTGTAGATATCTTAATTGCCACTCCCGGAAGATTATTAGATTTACACAAACAAGGCTTTATCGACTTAGACCATCTACACGCTTTGGTACTAGATGAAGCAGACCAGATGCTGGACATGGGATTTGTAAATGATGTTAAGAAAATTGTAAGACTGACACCTAAAAACCGTCAGACGCTATTGTTTTCTGCTACAATGCCAATCGCGATTAGAGAATTGGCCGAAATGTTTTTAACCAATCCTGAAACGGTTACCGTTTCACCAGTTTCATCAACGGCTGAAAAAGTGGAGCAACGCATTTATTTTGTTGAAAAAGGAGAAAAAAGAAACCTTCTTTACAACTTACTACAAAACGACAACCTGACAGATGTATTGGTTTTTGCAAGAACCAAACATGGTGCCGACAATATTGTAAAAGCTTTACGCAAAAAAAATGTTGCCGCAGAAGCGATTCATGGAGACAAATCGCAAAATGCCAGACAACGTGTTTTAGACGCCTTTAAAAATAAAGAAATAGGCGTACTAATCGCTACTGATATTGCTGCTCGAGGAATTGATATCGATCAACTGCCTTATGTAATCAATTTTGATTTACCTAATATTCCCGAAACCTATGTACACCGAATAGGTAGAACGGGGCGTGCTGGAAATGGGGGTATCGCTATCTCTTTTTGTAGCAAAGACGAACATGGTTACTGGAAAGATATCCAGCGATTAATCAAAGTAGATGTAAAAACCATCACGGATCATCCTTACCCTTGGCATTCTGGAAATCCCGGTACTGTAGCAGAAGCCAAACCGAAAAGCAATAATCGAAGTGGAAAATCCAATAAATCGAGAAAATCTGATGCCGCAAAGAAAAATAAAAAACGTTGGTATTAA
- a CDS encoding dicarboxylate/amino acid:cation symporter, translated as MHTTDETTTKKSFISGLTGQILIAMLLGAVLGVIIHNSVATEVAETFSSRIKMLATVFIRLVQMIISPLVFTTLVVGIAKLGDVKAVGRIGIKSLAWFFTASFISLLLGMFFVNVLKPGEGLNLPTVNADTVAEFAAKSQSISFDNFIEHIVPKSVFEAMATNEILQIVIFSIFFGLAAASLGDYVKPVITALDKTSHIVLKMVNFVMKFAPIGVFGAIAGVFAVRDFQELAITYFKFFGSFLIGISSIWAVLILVGYIFLKNRMSVLLKRILNPLIIAFGTTSSEAVFPKLTEELERFGVKDKIVSFMLPLGYSFNLDGSMMYMTFASIFIAQAYGVHLDLATQMTMLLVLMLTSKGIAGVPRASLVVVAATCGMFDIPVEGIALILPIDHFCDMFRTATNVLGNALATSVVGKWEEGKEEQVHLN; from the coding sequence ATGCATACTACGGACGAAACTACAACTAAGAAATCATTTATTTCAGGATTGACTGGGCAGATTTTAATAGCGATGCTTTTAGGAGCAGTGTTGGGTGTTATTATTCATAATTCAGTTGCTACTGAAGTGGCAGAAACATTTAGTAGCCGAATCAAAATGCTAGCTACTGTATTTATTCGTTTGGTTCAAATGATTATTTCGCCTTTGGTGTTTACCACTTTAGTCGTAGGAATAGCTAAATTGGGTGATGTTAAGGCTGTTGGACGAATTGGTATTAAGTCTTTAGCTTGGTTTTTTACCGCATCATTTATTTCGTTGTTATTAGGGATGTTTTTTGTTAATGTTTTAAAACCAGGTGAAGGACTTAACCTGCCTACAGTAAATGCTGATACGGTAGCAGAATTTGCAGCAAAATCTCAGAGCATTTCTTTCGATAATTTCATTGAGCATATTGTGCCTAAAAGTGTTTTTGAAGCTATGGCAACCAATGAAATTTTACAAATTGTAATTTTTTCTATTTTCTTCGGTTTGGCAGCTGCTTCGTTAGGAGATTATGTAAAACCTGTAATTACGGCTTTGGATAAAACGTCCCACATTGTTTTAAAAATGGTCAATTTTGTAATGAAGTTTGCACCAATTGGTGTTTTTGGTGCCATTGCAGGTGTTTTTGCAGTTAGAGATTTTCAAGAATTAGCGATAACTTATTTTAAATTTTTCGGTTCATTTTTGATTGGTATATCTTCTATTTGGGCAGTATTAATTTTGGTAGGATATATTTTTCTTAAAAATAGGATGTCGGTTTTGCTTAAAAGAATTTTAAATCCTTTAATCATTGCTTTTGGGACTACAAGTAGTGAAGCTGTTTTTCCTAAACTAACTGAAGAATTAGAACGATTTGGTGTAAAAGATAAGATTGTATCTTTCATGTTACCTTTAGGGTATTCTTTTAATCTTGACGGAAGTATGATGTATATGACTTTTGCTAGTATTTTTATTGCGCAGGCTTATGGAGTTCATTTGGATTTAGCTACACAAATGACGATGCTTTTAGTTTTAATGCTTACAAGCAAAGGAATTGCTGGTGTTCCAAGAGCTAGTTTAGTGGTTGTTGCAGCCACTTGCGGAATGTTTGATATTCCAGTTGAAGGAATTGCTTTGATATTACCGATTGATCATTTTTGTGATATGTTTAGAACAGCGACTAATGTGTTAGGTAATGCTCTAGCTACCTCGGTAGTAGGAAAATGGGAAGAGGGTAAAGAAGAACAGGTACATTTGAACTAA
- the aroC gene encoding chorismate synthase, translated as MAGNSYGTLFRITTFGESHGEALGGIIDGCPSGIALDFDAIELEMSRRKPGQSAIVTQRKEPDAVQFLSGVFEGKTTGTPIGFIIPNTNQKSDDYSHIKDNYRPSHADYVYDQKYGFRDYRGGGRSSARETASRVVAGAIAKQMLSNIKINAYVSAVGSLSLDKPYQDLDFSKIESNPVRCPDEAMAAKMEDYIKQIRKEGDTVGGVVTCVIQNVPVGLGEPVFDKLHAELGKAMLSINAVKGFEFGSGFEGSKMKGSAHNDLYNADGTTKTNLSGGIQGGISNGMDIYFRVAFKPVATIMQKQDSLNNKGEITEMTGKGRHDPCVVPRAVPIVEAMAAIVLADFYLINKTYSK; from the coding sequence ATGGCAGGAAATAGCTACGGAACACTATTTAGAATAACAACTTTTGGCGAATCACACGGAGAAGCTTTAGGAGGAATAATTGATGGTTGTCCATCGGGAATTGCATTAGACTTTGATGCAATTGAATTAGAAATGTCAAGAAGAAAACCAGGACAATCTGCTATCGTTACTCAAAGAAAAGAACCAGATGCTGTACAGTTTTTATCTGGAGTTTTTGAAGGAAAAACAACAGGAACACCTATCGGTTTTATTATTCCAAATACCAATCAAAAATCAGACGATTATTCACATATAAAAGATAATTATAGACCAAGTCATGCCGATTATGTGTATGATCAAAAATATGGTTTTAGAGATTATCGAGGAGGCGGTAGAAGCTCTGCTCGTGAAACAGCAAGTAGAGTAGTAGCGGGTGCTATTGCCAAACAAATGTTGTCAAACATCAAGATAAATGCCTATGTGTCTGCTGTGGGTTCATTGTCATTAGATAAGCCTTATCAAGATTTAGATTTTTCAAAAATTGAATCTAATCCTGTACGTTGTCCAGATGAAGCAATGGCTGCTAAAATGGAAGATTATATCAAACAAATTCGTAAAGAAGGTGATACTGTAGGAGGTGTAGTTACTTGCGTAATTCAAAATGTGCCAGTAGGATTAGGCGAGCCTGTTTTTGATAAATTACATGCCGAATTAGGAAAAGCGATGCTTTCGATCAACGCGGTAAAAGGTTTTGAATTCGGTAGTGGTTTTGAAGGTTCAAAAATGAAAGGAAGTGCTCATAACGATTTATACAATGCTGATGGAACTACTAAGACCAATTTATCTGGTGGTATTCAAGGTGGTATAAGCAATGGTATGGATATCTACTTCAGAGTAGCTTTTAAACCTGTAGCTACTATTATGCAAAAACAAGATTCCTTAAACAATAAAGGTGAAATAACAGAGATGACAGGAAAAGGGCGTCATGATCCTTGTGTGGTGCCTCGCGCAGTGCCTATTGTTGAAGCTATGGCTGCGATTGTCTTAGCGGATTTTTATTTGATAAATAAAACCTATTCAAAATAA
- a CDS encoding UDP-2,3-diacylglucosamine diphosphatase, protein MKKRKVEVVVLSDVHLGTYGSHAKELNNYLSSIKPEILVLNGDIIDIWQFRKSYFPKSHLKVIQKIISFASKGTKVYYITGNHDEMLRKFTEMNMGNFILADKIVLELNDKKAWIFHGDVFDASVNHAKWIAKLGGLGYDYLILMNRFINWCLKKIGQEPYSFSKKIKASVKKAVKHISDFEETAAELAIENQYDYVLCGHIHEPKIIKKENKNGSTTYLNSGDWVENLTALEYNRKKWKLFYYQESEFTETKSSHEKDEPTGEQLIASIIFPK, encoded by the coding sequence TTGAAAAAAAGAAAAGTTGAAGTAGTTGTACTTTCCGATGTTCACCTTGGGACTTACGGAAGCCACGCCAAAGAATTAAACAACTATTTATCGTCTATAAAACCTGAAATTTTAGTTTTAAATGGCGATATTATTGATATCTGGCAATTTAGAAAATCCTATTTCCCCAAATCTCATTTAAAAGTTATTCAAAAAATAATAAGCTTTGCTTCTAAAGGAACCAAAGTATATTATATTACGGGTAACCATGACGAAATGCTTCGAAAGTTTACCGAAATGAATATGGGAAACTTTATATTAGCCGATAAAATTGTTTTAGAATTAAACGATAAAAAAGCTTGGATTTTCCACGGAGATGTATTTGATGCTTCTGTTAATCACGCTAAATGGATTGCTAAATTAGGTGGTTTAGGTTATGATTACTTAATTCTTATGAATCGATTTATTAATTGGTGTCTAAAAAAAATAGGTCAAGAACCCTACTCTTTTTCTAAAAAAATCAAAGCTAGTGTAAAAAAAGCGGTGAAACATATTTCAGATTTTGAAGAAACCGCTGCCGAATTAGCCATCGAAAACCAATACGATTATGTACTATGCGGGCATATTCACGAACCAAAAATCATCAAAAAAGAAAACAAAAACGGTTCAACTACCTATTTAAATTCCGGAGATTGGGTTGAAAATTTAACCGCTTTAGAATACAATAGAAAAAAATGGAAATTATTTTATTATCAGGAGTCAGAATTCACAGAAACTAAAAGCAGTCACGAAAAAGATGAACCTACTGGGGAACAACTCATTGCGTCGATCATTTTTCCTAAATAA